CTGGGATCAAGTTCGCGCGATCGCAGAAGATAAAATGCCCGATTTGAACGCTTTTACAGTTGAGTCTGCAATGAAAATGGTAGCAGGGACTGCGCGAAGCATGGGGATAAATGTCAAGGGTAAAAGCCCTTTTAACGGTTAAAACTTTTGTTATGCGAGTATCTAAGAAAAGAAAAGAAGCGCTAAGCAAGTTCGATCCAACTAAAACCTACTCTCTGGAAGAAGCATCTGGTATTGTGAAAGAAATTTCAACTACCAAATTTGATTCCTCAGTAGATTTAGCTGTTCGGCTTGGCGTGGATCCTAGAAAAGCAAACCAAATGGTTAGGGGAAGTGTTTCCCTTCCACATGGTACAGGAAAAGACGTCCGAGTTTTAGTACTCTGTAATCCTGACAAAGAAGGTGATGCCACTGAGGCAGGAGCTGATTTTGTTGGATTAGACGAGTACATTGAAAAAATCAAAGGCGGCTGGACCGATGTTGATGTAATTATTACAACTCCAAACGTAATGGGGAAAGTTGGGGCATTAGGTAGAATATTAGGCCCACGTGGTCTTATGCCTAATCCTAAGACCGGAACCGTAACGATGGATGTTGCGAAAGCTGTTAGTGATGTAAAAGCAGGTAAAATCGACTTCAAAGTTGACAAGTATGGCATCATTCACGCTGCTGTTGGTAAAGCATCTTTTGATGCTGAGAAAATTCGCGAGAATGCAAGAGAAGTTTTGCAAACCCTCGTGAAGTTGAAACCAGCTGCAGCCAAAGGTTCCTACATTAGAAGCATAGCCCTTAGTGGAACTATGTCTCCTAGCGTCAAAGTTGAAGCTAAATCGGTTTCCGAATAACGGTAAAACTCAAAAAATGACTAAATCAGAAAAAAATCAAGTTATCGATGAGTTGGCCGAAACGCTATCAGCTGCAAACGTAATTTACCTTGCAGACACTTCGGAATTAGATGCCGAAGCGACCTCCAATCTCAGAAGAACATGTCATAAAAAAGAAGTTAGTCTTAGCGTTGTTAAGAA
This portion of the Cryomorphaceae bacterium 1068 genome encodes:
- the rplA gene encoding 50S ribosomal protein L1, with the translated sequence MRVSKKRKEALSKFDPTKTYSLEEASGIVKEISTTKFDSSVDLAVRLGVDPRKANQMVRGSVSLPHGTGKDVRVLVLCNPDKEGDATEAGADFVGLDEYIEKIKGGWTDVDVIITTPNVMGKVGALGRILGPRGLMPNPKTGTVTMDVAKAVSDVKAGKIDFKVDKYGIIHAAVGKASFDAEKIRENAREVLQTLVKLKPAAAKGSYIRSIALSGTMSPSVKVEAKSVSE